The proteins below come from a single Diceros bicornis minor isolate mBicDic1 chromosome 3, mDicBic1.mat.cur, whole genome shotgun sequence genomic window:
- the PIK3CG gene encoding phosphatidylinositol 4,5-bisphosphate 3-kinase catalytic subunit gamma isoform isoform X1: MELENYEQPVVLREVNRRRRRRMKPRSSAASLSSMELIPIEFVLPTSQRNSKTPETALLHVAGHGNVEQMKAQVWLRALETSVAADFYHRLGPDHFLLLYQKKGQWYEIYDKYQVVQTLDCLRYWKMVHRSPGQIHVVQRCAPSEETLAFQHQLTALIGYDVTDVSNVHDDELEFTRRRLVTPRMAEVAGRDPKLYAMHPWVTSKPLPEYLLKKITNNCIFIIIHRSTTSQTIKVSADDTPGTILQSFFTKMAKKKSLMDIPESQNEQDFVLRVCGRDEYLVGETPIKNFQWVRHCLKNGEEIHLVLDTPPDPALDQVRKEEWPLVDDCTGVTGYHEQLTIHGKDHESVFTVSLWDCDRKFRVKIRGIDIPVLPRNADLTVFVEANIQHGQQVLCQRRTSPKPFTEEVLWNVWLEFSIKIKDLPKGALLNLQIYCGKAPALSGKASAETSSSESKGKVQLLYYVNLLLIDHRFLLRHGEYVLHMWQISGKGEDQGSFNADKLTSATNPDKENSMSISILLDNYCHPIALPKHQPTPDPEGDRVRAEMPNQLRKQLEAIIATDPLNPLTAEDKELLWHFRYESLKHPKAYPKLFSSVKWGQQEIVAKTYQLLARREVWDQSALDVGLTMQLLDCNFSDENVRAIAVQKLESLEDDDVLHYLLQLVQAVKFEPYHDSALVRFLLKRGLRNKRIGHFLFWFLRSEIAQSRHYQQRFAVILEAYLRGCGMAMLHDFAQQVRVIEMLQKVTIDIKSLSAEKYDVSSQVISQLKQKLENLQNLNLPKSFRVPYDPGLKAGALVIEKCKVMASKKKPLWLEFKCADPTALSNETIGIIFKHGDDLRQDMLILQILRIMESIWETESLDLCLLPYGCISTGDKIGMIEIVKDATTIAKIQQSTVGNTGAFKDEVLNHWLKEKCPLEEKFQAAVERFVYSCAGYCVATFVLGIGDRHNDNIMITEMGNLFHIDFGHILGNYKSFLGINKERVPFVLTPDFLFVMGTSGKKTSLHFQKFQDVCVKAYLALRHHTNLLIILFSMMLMTGMPQLTSKEDIEYIRDALTVGKNEEDAKKYFLDQIEVCRDKGWTVQFNWFLHLVLGIKQGEKHSA; the protein is encoded by the exons ATGGAGCTGGAAAACTATGAACAGCCGGTGGTTCTGAGGGAGGTCAACCGCCGCCGGCGCCGGAGGATGAAGCCGCGCAGCTCTGCGGCCAGCCTGTCCTCCATGGAGCTCATCCCCATCGAGTTCGTGCTGCCCACCAGCCAGCGCAACAGCAAGACCCCCGAAACGGCGCTGCTGCACGTGGCTGGCCACGGCAACGTGGAGCAGATGAAGGCCCAGGTGTGGCTGCGCGCGCTGGAGACGAGCGTGGCGGCGGACTTCTACCACCGGCTCGGCCCGGACCACTTCCTCCTGCTCTACCAGAAGAAGGGGCAGTGGTACGAGATCTACGACAAGTACCAGGTGGTGCAGACGCTGGACTGCCTGCGCTACTGGAAGATGGTGCACAGGAGCCCGGGCCAGATCCACGTGGTGCAGCGCTGCGCGCCCTCGGAGGAGACGCTGGCCTTCCAGCACCAGCTCACCGCCCTGATTGGCTACGATGTCACCGATGTCAGCAACGTGCACGACGACGAGCTCGAGTTTACGCGCCGCCGCCTGGTCACCCCGCGCATGGCCGAGGTGGCCGGCCGTGACCCCAAGCTCTACGCCATGCACCCCTGGGTGACGTCCAAGCCCCTCCCGGAGTACCTGTTGAAGAAGATTACCAACAACTGCATCTTCATTATCATTCATCGCAGCACCACCAGCCAGACCATCAAGGTCTCAGCTGATGACACCCCAGGCACCATCCTCCAGAGCTTCTTCACCAAGATGGCCAAGAAGAAGTCTCTGATGGATATCCCGGAAAGCCAAAATGAACAGGACTTTGTGCTGCGTGTCTGTGGCCGGGATGAGTACCTGGTGGGTGAAACGCCCATCAAAAACTTCCAGTGGGTGAGGCATTGCCTCAAGAATGGGGAGGAGATTCACCTGGTGCTTGACACGCCTCCCGACCCAGCCCTGGACCAGGTGAGGAAAGAAGAGTGGCCGCTGGTGGATGACTGCACGGGAGTCACCGGCTACCATGAGCAGCTAACCATCCACGGGAAGGACCATGAGAGTGTGTTCACTGTCTCCCTGTGGGACTGTGACCGGAAGTTCAGGGTCAAAATCAGAGGCATCGAtatccctgtcctgccccggaACGCTGACCTGACGGTTTTTGTGGAAGCAAATATCCAGCATGGGCAGCAAGTCCTTTGCCAGAGGAGAACCAGCCCCAAacccttcacagaggaggtgctcTGGAATGTGTGGCTTGAGTTCAGTATCAAAATCAAAGACTTACCCAAAGGGGCTCTACTGAACCTCCAGATCTACTGCGGCAAAGCTCCCGCGCTGTCTGGCAAGGCCTCTGCAGAGACTTCCAGTTCTGAGTCCAAAGGCAAAGTTCAGCTACTCTATTATGTGAACCTGCTGTTGATAGACCACCGGTTCCTCCTGCGCCATGGGGAATACGTGCTCCACATGTGGCAGATATCCGGGAAGGGAGAAGATCAAGGGAGCTTCAATGCTGACAAACTCACGTCTGCAACCAACCCAGACAAGGAGAACTCAATGTCCATCTCCATTCTGCTGGACAATTACTGTCACCCAATAGCATTGCCTAAGCATCAGCCCACCCCTGACCCCGAAGGGGACCGGGTTCGAGCCGAAATGCCCAACCAGCTTCGGAAGCAACTGGAGGCGATCATAGCCACTGATCCACTTAACCCTCTCACAGCAGAAGACAAAGAATTGCTGTGGCATTTCAGATATGAAAGCCTTAAGCATCCAAAAGCATATCCTAAGCTTTTTAGCTCAGTGAAATGGGGACAGCAAGAAATTGTGGCCAAAACATATCAGTTGTTAGCCAGAAGGGAGGTATGGGATCAAAGTGCTTTGGATGTTGGGTTAACAATGCAACTCCTGGACTGCAACTTTTCAGATGAAAATGTAAGAGCCATTGCAGTTCAGAAACTGGAGAGCTTGGAGGATGATGATGTTCTGCATTACCTGCTACAGCTGGTTCAG GCTGTGAAGTTTGAACCATACCATGACAGTGCCCTTGTCAGATTTCTGCTGAAGCGTGGTTTACGA AACAAAAGAATTGGTCACTTCTTGTTTTGGTTCTTGAGAAGTGAGATAGCCCAGTCCAGGCACTATCAGCAGAGGTTCGCTGTGATCCTGGAAGCCTACCTGAGGGGCTGTGGCATGGCCATGCTGCACGACTTTGCCCAACAAGTCCGAGTAATTGAGATGTTACAAAAGGTCACCATTGACATTAAATCGCTCTCAGCTGAAAAGTATGACGTCAGTTCCCAAG TTATTTCACAACTTAAGCAAAAGCTTGAAAACCTACAGAATTTGAATCTCCCCAAAAGCTTTAGGGTTCCATATGACCCTGGGCTGAAGGCAGGAGCACTGGTG ATTGAAAAATGTAAAGTGATGGCCTCCAAGAAAAAGCCCCTGTGGCTTGAGTTTAAATGTGCCGACCCTACAGCTCTATCAAATGAAACAATTGGAATTATCTTTAAACATGGTGATGATCTGCGCCAAGACATGCTTATTTTACAG ATTCTACGAATCATGGAGTCTATTTGGGAGACTGAATCCTTGGATCTGTGCCTCCTGCCATATGGTTGCATTTCAACTGGTGACAAAATAG GAATGATCGAGATCGTGAAAGATGCCACAACAATTGCCAAAATTCAGCAAAGCACAGTGGGCAACACAGGAGCATTTAAAGACGAAGTCCTGAATCACTGGCTCAAGGAAAAATGCCCTCTTGAAGAAAAG TTTCAGGCAGCAGTGGAGAGATTTGTTTATTCCTGTGCTGGCTACTGTGTGGCAACCTTTGTTCTTGGAATAGGCGACAGGCACAATGACAATATTATGATCACAGAGATGG gaaATCTATTTCATATTGACTTTGGGCACATTCTTGGGAATTACAAAAGTTTCCTGGGCATTAATAAAGAGAGAGTGCCATTTGTGCTAACCCCAGACTTCCTGTTTGTGATGGGAACTTCTGGAAAGAAGACAAGCCTACACTTCCAGAAATTTCAG GATGTCTGCGTGAAGGCTTATCTAGCCCTTCGGCATCACACAAACCTACTGATCATCCTGTTCTCCATGATGCTGATGACGGGAATGCCCCAGTTAACCAGCAAAGAAGACATTGAATATATTCGGGATGCCCTAACAGTGGGGAAGAATGAGGAGGATGCTAAAAAGTATTTTCTTGATCAGATTGAAGTTTGCAGAGACAAAGGATGGACTGTGCAGTTTAACTGGTTCCTACATCTTGTTCTTGGCATCAAACAAGGAGAGAAACATTCAGCTTAA
- the PIK3CG gene encoding phosphatidylinositol 4,5-bisphosphate 3-kinase catalytic subunit gamma isoform isoform X2 produces MELENYEQPVVLREVNRRRRRRMKPRSSAASLSSMELIPIEFVLPTSQRNSKTPETALLHVAGHGNVEQMKAQVWLRALETSVAADFYHRLGPDHFLLLYQKKGQWYEIYDKYQVVQTLDCLRYWKMVHRSPGQIHVVQRCAPSEETLAFQHQLTALIGYDVTDVSNVHDDELEFTRRRLVTPRMAEVAGRDPKLYAMHPWVTSKPLPEYLLKKITNNCIFIIIHRSTTSQTIKVSADDTPGTILQSFFTKMAKKKSLMDIPESQNEQDFVLRVCGRDEYLVGETPIKNFQWVRHCLKNGEEIHLVLDTPPDPALDQVRKEEWPLVDDCTGVTGYHEQLTIHGKDHESVFTVSLWDCDRKFRVKIRGIDIPVLPRNADLTVFVEANIQHGQQVLCQRRTSPKPFTEEVLWNVWLEFSIKIKDLPKGALLNLQIYCGKAPALSGKASAETSSSESKGKVQLLYYVNLLLIDHRFLLRHGEYVLHMWQISGKGEDQGSFNADKLTSATNPDKENSMSISILLDNYCHPIALPKHQPTPDPEGDRVRAEMPNQLRKQLEAIIATDPLNPLTAEDKELLWHFRYESLKHPKAYPKLFSSVKWGQQEIVAKTYQLLARREVWDQSALDVGLTMQLLDCNFSDENVRAIAVQKLESLEDDDVLHYLLQLVQAVKFEPYHDSALVRFLLKRGLRNKRIGHFLFWFLRSEIAQSRHYQQRFAVILEAYLRGCGMAMLHDFAQQVRVIEMLQKVTIDIKSLSAEKYDVSSQVISQLKQKLENLQNLNLPKSFRVPYDPGLKAGALVIEKCKVMASKKKPLWLEFKCADPTALSNETIGIIFKHGDDLRQDMLILQILRIMESIWETESLDLCLLPYGCISTGDKIGMIEIVKDATTIAKIQQSTVGNTGAFKDEVLNHWLKEKCPLEEKFQAAVERFVYSCAGYCVATFVLGIGDRHNDNIMITEMGNLFHIDFGHILGNYKSFLGINKERVPFVLTPDFLFVMGTSGKKTSLHFQKFQIVHSVPDTVLGASDTAEAQPQCTAEEIYTQLCTKDFNNGLQRKRLMLPRG; encoded by the exons ATGGAGCTGGAAAACTATGAACAGCCGGTGGTTCTGAGGGAGGTCAACCGCCGCCGGCGCCGGAGGATGAAGCCGCGCAGCTCTGCGGCCAGCCTGTCCTCCATGGAGCTCATCCCCATCGAGTTCGTGCTGCCCACCAGCCAGCGCAACAGCAAGACCCCCGAAACGGCGCTGCTGCACGTGGCTGGCCACGGCAACGTGGAGCAGATGAAGGCCCAGGTGTGGCTGCGCGCGCTGGAGACGAGCGTGGCGGCGGACTTCTACCACCGGCTCGGCCCGGACCACTTCCTCCTGCTCTACCAGAAGAAGGGGCAGTGGTACGAGATCTACGACAAGTACCAGGTGGTGCAGACGCTGGACTGCCTGCGCTACTGGAAGATGGTGCACAGGAGCCCGGGCCAGATCCACGTGGTGCAGCGCTGCGCGCCCTCGGAGGAGACGCTGGCCTTCCAGCACCAGCTCACCGCCCTGATTGGCTACGATGTCACCGATGTCAGCAACGTGCACGACGACGAGCTCGAGTTTACGCGCCGCCGCCTGGTCACCCCGCGCATGGCCGAGGTGGCCGGCCGTGACCCCAAGCTCTACGCCATGCACCCCTGGGTGACGTCCAAGCCCCTCCCGGAGTACCTGTTGAAGAAGATTACCAACAACTGCATCTTCATTATCATTCATCGCAGCACCACCAGCCAGACCATCAAGGTCTCAGCTGATGACACCCCAGGCACCATCCTCCAGAGCTTCTTCACCAAGATGGCCAAGAAGAAGTCTCTGATGGATATCCCGGAAAGCCAAAATGAACAGGACTTTGTGCTGCGTGTCTGTGGCCGGGATGAGTACCTGGTGGGTGAAACGCCCATCAAAAACTTCCAGTGGGTGAGGCATTGCCTCAAGAATGGGGAGGAGATTCACCTGGTGCTTGACACGCCTCCCGACCCAGCCCTGGACCAGGTGAGGAAAGAAGAGTGGCCGCTGGTGGATGACTGCACGGGAGTCACCGGCTACCATGAGCAGCTAACCATCCACGGGAAGGACCATGAGAGTGTGTTCACTGTCTCCCTGTGGGACTGTGACCGGAAGTTCAGGGTCAAAATCAGAGGCATCGAtatccctgtcctgccccggaACGCTGACCTGACGGTTTTTGTGGAAGCAAATATCCAGCATGGGCAGCAAGTCCTTTGCCAGAGGAGAACCAGCCCCAAacccttcacagaggaggtgctcTGGAATGTGTGGCTTGAGTTCAGTATCAAAATCAAAGACTTACCCAAAGGGGCTCTACTGAACCTCCAGATCTACTGCGGCAAAGCTCCCGCGCTGTCTGGCAAGGCCTCTGCAGAGACTTCCAGTTCTGAGTCCAAAGGCAAAGTTCAGCTACTCTATTATGTGAACCTGCTGTTGATAGACCACCGGTTCCTCCTGCGCCATGGGGAATACGTGCTCCACATGTGGCAGATATCCGGGAAGGGAGAAGATCAAGGGAGCTTCAATGCTGACAAACTCACGTCTGCAACCAACCCAGACAAGGAGAACTCAATGTCCATCTCCATTCTGCTGGACAATTACTGTCACCCAATAGCATTGCCTAAGCATCAGCCCACCCCTGACCCCGAAGGGGACCGGGTTCGAGCCGAAATGCCCAACCAGCTTCGGAAGCAACTGGAGGCGATCATAGCCACTGATCCACTTAACCCTCTCACAGCAGAAGACAAAGAATTGCTGTGGCATTTCAGATATGAAAGCCTTAAGCATCCAAAAGCATATCCTAAGCTTTTTAGCTCAGTGAAATGGGGACAGCAAGAAATTGTGGCCAAAACATATCAGTTGTTAGCCAGAAGGGAGGTATGGGATCAAAGTGCTTTGGATGTTGGGTTAACAATGCAACTCCTGGACTGCAACTTTTCAGATGAAAATGTAAGAGCCATTGCAGTTCAGAAACTGGAGAGCTTGGAGGATGATGATGTTCTGCATTACCTGCTACAGCTGGTTCAG GCTGTGAAGTTTGAACCATACCATGACAGTGCCCTTGTCAGATTTCTGCTGAAGCGTGGTTTACGA AACAAAAGAATTGGTCACTTCTTGTTTTGGTTCTTGAGAAGTGAGATAGCCCAGTCCAGGCACTATCAGCAGAGGTTCGCTGTGATCCTGGAAGCCTACCTGAGGGGCTGTGGCATGGCCATGCTGCACGACTTTGCCCAACAAGTCCGAGTAATTGAGATGTTACAAAAGGTCACCATTGACATTAAATCGCTCTCAGCTGAAAAGTATGACGTCAGTTCCCAAG TTATTTCACAACTTAAGCAAAAGCTTGAAAACCTACAGAATTTGAATCTCCCCAAAAGCTTTAGGGTTCCATATGACCCTGGGCTGAAGGCAGGAGCACTGGTG ATTGAAAAATGTAAAGTGATGGCCTCCAAGAAAAAGCCCCTGTGGCTTGAGTTTAAATGTGCCGACCCTACAGCTCTATCAAATGAAACAATTGGAATTATCTTTAAACATGGTGATGATCTGCGCCAAGACATGCTTATTTTACAG ATTCTACGAATCATGGAGTCTATTTGGGAGACTGAATCCTTGGATCTGTGCCTCCTGCCATATGGTTGCATTTCAACTGGTGACAAAATAG GAATGATCGAGATCGTGAAAGATGCCACAACAATTGCCAAAATTCAGCAAAGCACAGTGGGCAACACAGGAGCATTTAAAGACGAAGTCCTGAATCACTGGCTCAAGGAAAAATGCCCTCTTGAAGAAAAG TTTCAGGCAGCAGTGGAGAGATTTGTTTATTCCTGTGCTGGCTACTGTGTGGCAACCTTTGTTCTTGGAATAGGCGACAGGCACAATGACAATATTATGATCACAGAGATGG gaaATCTATTTCATATTGACTTTGGGCACATTCTTGGGAATTACAAAAGTTTCCTGGGCATTAATAAAGAGAGAGTGCCATTTGTGCTAACCCCAGACTTCCTGTTTGTGATGGGAACTTCTGGAAAGAAGACAAGCCTACACTTCCAGAAATTTCAG ATTGTCCacagtgtgccagacactgtcctggGCGCAAGTGACACAGCAGAGGCCCAGCCCCAGTGCACAGCAGAAGAGATATACACACAGCTTTGTACCAAGGATTTCAACAATGGTTTACAAAGGAAGCGATTAATGCTGCCCAGGGGATAG